One Mycobacterium marseillense DNA window includes the following coding sequences:
- a CDS encoding non-ribosomal peptide synthetase codes for MARDDRALPLTRGQLDIWLSQQSGYAGTEWQLGLLIKIEGTINRDVLGQAIRQTMVEAEPVRVSFFEIDGRVAQKPIDCPRVELEFHDLTGSPDPVQDVRRRASAVQRTPMALDGQLFKFVLFQTQTEEFYLFGCCHHIVLDGLGMALVSRRVATIYSAMVAGSPVPDAYFASAQDLVDLESGYEASTDYLDDEAYWRKNLPPDSGADYRPPQTNVDRDPYSPSASVQLDPSAVGSIQGLSKLLRIRRYAVTTAACALLVHAWSGSGSEVALDFPVSRRVRPESKTLPGMLAGVVPLVLQTSPETTVADFCRHVDVQIRELLKHQRFPVHLLADEGGFRGLRQPENRVGINFIPSRLTLELGGAPATATYTNNGPAGHFGLFFIGASDQLFLSTAGVGQPFSSFGVPYLAARLQQVLMEMTADPERPISSIEILDEDDNARLDEWSHRAALTQPVTTPVSIPVVFAEHAERAPAAVAVTFDGRVMTYRGLDEGANRLAHLLAGHGVGPGQCVALLFPRCADAIVAMLAVLKTGAAYLPVDPGHASARMKFVLDDAAPSAVITTADLRSRLDGSNVLVVDAHDPAIETQPDTPLPMPAPENVAYIIYTSGTTGTPKGVAITHHNVTWLIEALDERLPRGGVWAQCYSSAFDLSVWDIWGALLRGRRLLVVPESVAGSPEDLHALLVAEKVSVLAQIPSSVALLSPEGLESTALVVGGEACPTDVVERWATPGRVMINAYGPTEATVCASMSTPLMPGQGLVPIGSPIPGAAMFVLDKWLQPVPAGVVGDLYLAGRGVGLGYVRRAGLTASRFVACPFGAPGTRMYRTGDLVSWGPDGQLRHLGRADEQVKIRGYRIELGEIQVALAALDGVDQAAVIAREDRPGNKRLVGYITGTANPTDVRNALADRLPAYMVPAAVVVLPAIPLTVNGKLDKRALPAPEFTAGEYRAPADAVEEILADIYAQVLGMERVGVDDSFFDLGGDSILSMQVVARARAAGVMCRPRDVFVEQTVARLARVAAVADGQAGVVDEGIGPVAATPIMRCLHSVEGPIDEFNQTMVVDAPAGVTGADVAVVLQALLDRHATLRLRIDDDGAEGWSLEAPEAGSVDAGGCLHTVDVLSDEALAQARSRLSPGAGLMLSAVWATSTGQLALIIHHLAVDGVSWRILLEDLNIAWAQHHSGQPVALPAGGTSFVRWSALLAEHARRAEVVAQAETWRQVAAIPAALPTVQPEVDTYESAGQQSVSLDVETTRRLLGEVPAAFHAGVGDILLISFGLAFAEFLGTGAGVPIGVDVEGHGRHEELAPSVDLSRTVGWFTAKYPVALTVGGLSWPQVVAGEAALGALIKDAKEQLRALPDPLTYGLLRYLNAEVDLGGSDPTIGFNYLGRLGAGTDLPGELWRINEDSLSFAGVATAVPLTLAHTVELNAGTIDTQAGPQLRANWTWAPSALDGEQVSRLSQLWFEALDGICAHVKAGGGGLTPSDIAPARLSQQQIDELCSQGDVSDVLPLTPVQQGLLFHSSFAPGLDDLYTVQLGITVNGALDAHRLREAVQTVVNRHPNLVARFCEGFGEPMQVIPAKPVIAWQDVELNPVGGDADRQMERLCAAERAAVCDLADKPTFRAALIRTAEDQHRLVLTIHHIVADGWSLPILMKEMFGSYYGERLPAAPSYRSFVTWLDGQDRTVAQGAWRDVMAGFETPTLMGTPGRVGRRDVASFRVSAETTAALTEFARSCHTTVSTVLQGAWAQLLMWLTGQHDVAFGTAVSGRPTELLGSESIVGLMINTVPVRANASTATTVVDLLQQLQRVHNDTLEYEYLALPEIHRATGHDQLFDTLFLYENYPIDAGALSGADDLAITDFTSREYNHYPLSVVATPGHELSLRVEFDTDAFDRAAIDTLIDRLRQVLAAMIADPARRLSSIDLLDRREHDRLDEWGNRAMLVEPEMTAISIPELFAAQLAVRAPEAVAISYGDRSWTYREVEASANRLAHLLIPQGVGPGTRVALLLPRTPDAIVAMLAVLKTGAAYVPIDPTVPAARIEFVLGDSAPIAVVTNADGRSRLEGSGLLLIDIDDPAVTTQSEAALPAVGAENIAYIIYTSGTTGTPKGVAVPHHNVTRLLDSLDAQLTLGQVWTQCHSLAFDFSVWEIFGSLLHGGRLVMVPDSVVRSPEELHALLVREQVNVLSQTPSAFYVLQTADGLASRLGQQLKLQSVVFGGEALEPQRLETWLNHHPGLPRLINLYGITETTVHASFREIVDGDVDSDASPIGVPLTHLAFFVLDGWLRRVPAGVVGELYVAGAGLAAGYIGRAGLSSTRFVACPFGAPGSRMYRTGDLVSWGADGQLCYIGRADEQVKIRGYRIELGEIQAALACLAGVDHVAVIAREDRPGDKRLVGYITGAADPAEIRSQLGERLPAYMVPGAIVVLETLPLTVNGKLDVRALPAPEYSDVDHYRAPSSAVEEILAGIYAQVLGMQRVGIDDSFFDLGGDSILSMQVVARARAAGVMCRPRDVFVEQTVARLAHIATLVAGDESDVVDEGTGPVVTTPIMRWLHGVDGPVEQFNQTMVVQAPAGVAHADVVVVLQSLLDRHATLRLRVDDDGAGGWLLWVSEAGTVDAAGCVDTVDALSAEVLVAARSRLDPGTGTMLRAVWAESTNQLALIIHHLSVDAVSWRILLEDLNIAWVQHHSGQPVALPAPGTSFARWSSLLNEYAQSAEVMAQAEAWRQVAAIPAALPAVQPADTYVSAGQWSVSLDVKTTRQLLGEAPAAFHAGVQDILLIAFGLAWTQFLSTSTPIGIDVEGHGRREELAPHVDLSRTVGWFTTKYPVALKFAGSGGGLPWGQVVAGEDALGALIKDAKEQLRALPDGLTYGLLRYLAPEFDLGGCDPAIGFNYLGRLGGAVELSGELWRLSENSFSLGGAAGAVEMPLAHTVELNAGTMDTEAGPQLQANWTWARSALGEKQVSRLSELWFDALTGICAHVRGGGGGLTPSDIAPARLTQQDIDKLGQQYRIGDVLPLTPLQQGLLYYTGSGQGSDDLYAVQLDITVSGALDPQRLREAVHSVVTRHPNVVASFCEDLGEPVQVMPADPELAWQYVELSSADADVEEQVQQLCTAERVAVCDLAGQPPFRAALIRTADDLYRFVLTNHHIVLDGWSKPILLQEIFASYYGVRLPAAPSYRSFVTWLSEQDRGAAQTAWREVLSGFDTPSLVGPLGRPALGLRGTESFQVSAETTKALGELARSYRTTVSTVLQAAWALLLTWLTGQHDVVFGTAVSGRPSDLAGAESMVGLLINTVPVRATIGAETTTANLLDQLQSTYTKTLDHQHLALSEIHRVTGHDQLFDTMFVYENYPMDTAALSAIDELNIKSFTSREYNHYPLSVQAVPGHELGLRVEFDIDVFTAARIEKLVEQFRRVLVAMTADVEEQS; via the coding sequence ATGGCGCGTGATGACCGGGCGCTACCGCTGACACGCGGACAGCTAGACATCTGGCTCTCACAGCAATCGGGCTATGCGGGCACGGAGTGGCAACTCGGCTTATTGATAAAAATCGAGGGCACGATCAACCGTGATGTCCTCGGGCAGGCCATCCGCCAGACGATGGTGGAGGCTGAGCCAGTGAGGGTCTCGTTCTTTGAGATCGATGGTCGGGTGGCCCAAAAGCCGATCGATTGCCCGCGTGTCGAGCTCGAGTTTCATGACCTGACCGGCTCACCCGATCCCGTGCAGGATGTCCGCCGGAGGGCCTCCGCCGTCCAGCGCACGCCGATGGCGCTGGACGGCCAGTTATTCAAGTTCGTTCTGTTCCAGACACAGACCGAAGAATTCTATTTGTTCGGCTGCTGCCACCACATCGTCCTAGACGGACTCGGCATGGCGCTGGTATCCCGTCGGGTCGCAACCATCTATTCGGCAATGGTCGCTGGATCCCCCGTCCCTGACGCCTATTTCGCCTCGGCGCAGGACTTGGTTGATCTCGAGTCGGGGTATGAAGCGTCGACCGATTATCTGGACGATGAAGCGTACTGGCGCAAGAACCTTCCGCCGGACAGCGGAGCGGATTATCGGCCGCCTCAAACCAACGTCGACCGGGACCCGTATTCGCCGTCGGCGTCAGTTCAGTTGGATCCGTCCGCCGTCGGCAGCATCCAAGGGCTGTCCAAACTGCTGCGAATCCGTCGCTATGCGGTCACCACAGCGGCATGCGCGCTCTTGGTGCATGCATGGTCGGGAAGCGGTTCGGAGGTGGCGCTCGATTTCCCGGTCAGCCGGCGTGTGCGTCCCGAGTCGAAGACGCTCCCGGGGATGCTCGCCGGAGTTGTGCCACTGGTCTTGCAGACGTCACCGGAGACCACGGTCGCCGACTTTTGTCGGCACGTTGACGTACAGATACGAGAATTGCTGAAGCATCAGCGATTTCCGGTGCACTTGCTCGCCGATGAAGGTGGCTTTCGCGGCCTGAGACAGCCGGAGAACAGGGTAGGCATCAATTTCATCCCGTCCCGATTGACCCTGGAGCTTGGAGGCGCTCCGGCAACCGCGACATACACCAACAACGGCCCCGCCGGCCACTTCGGCCTGTTCTTCATTGGCGCCAGTGATCAGCTGTTTCTCAGCACGGCGGGCGTCGGACAGCCCTTTTCGAGCTTTGGCGTTCCCTACCTGGCGGCACGCCTGCAGCAGGTGCTGATGGAAATGACCGCCGATCCGGAGCGGCCGATCTCGTCGATCGAAATCCTCGATGAGGATGACAACGCCCGGCTCGATGAGTGGTCGCACCGCGCGGCGTTAACCCAGCCGGTAACCACGCCGGTGTCGATTCCGGTGGTGTTCGCCGAGCACGCCGAGCGTGCCCCCGCGGCGGTAGCGGTGACCTTCGACGGCCGCGTCATGACGTATCGGGGACTCGATGAGGGCGCGAACCGGTTGGCGCATCTTCTGGCCGGTCATGGGGTTGGCCCGGGGCAGTGTGTGGCGCTGCTTTTCCCCCGGTGCGCTGACGCGATCGTGGCGATGCTGGCGGTGCTCAAGACGGGCGCGGCGTATCTGCCGGTCGACCCGGGGCATGCGTCGGCGCGGATGAAGTTCGTTCTTGACGATGCCGCGCCCAGCGCGGTGATCACCACCGCGGACCTACGTTCGCGTCTGGACGGTTCCAATGTGCTGGTCGTCGATGCCCACGATCCCGCCATCGAGACCCAACCCGACACCCCACTTCCGATGCCCGCACCCGAAAACGTCGCCTACATCATCTACACCTCCGGCACCACCGGCACACCCAAAGGCGTAGCCATCACGCACCACAACGTCACTTGGCTGATCGAGGCCCTCGACGAGCGCCTGCCGCGAGGGGGGGTGTGGGCGCAGTGCTACTCCTCGGCCTTCGACTTATCGGTGTGGGATATCTGGGGTGCGTTGCTGCGGGGTAGGCGACTGCTGGTGGTGCCCGAGTCGGTGGCTGGCTCTCCGGAAGATCTCCACGCTTTGCTGGTCGCGGAGAAGGTCAGCGTGCTGGCTCAGATTCCGTCGTCAGTGGCGCTGCTGTCACCGGAAGGGTTGGAGTCGACGGCGTTGGTGGTGGGCGGGGAAGCCTGCCCGACAGACGTGGTGGAGCGGTGGGCGACACCCGGGCGGGTGATGATCAACGCCTACGGCCCGACCGAGGCGACTGTGTGCGCGTCGATGAGTACGCCGCTGATGCCGGGACAGGGCCTGGTGCCGATCGGGTCGCCGATACCGGGGGCGGCAATGTTCGTGCTCGACAAGTGGCTGCAGCCGGTGCCGGCCGGGGTGGTCGGTGATCTTTACCTGGCCGGGCGCGGCGTGGGCCTTGGATATGTGCGGCGGGCCGGTTTGACCGCGTCACGGTTTGTGGCGTGCCCGTTCGGGGCCCCGGGGACACGGATGTATCGCACCGGTGACTTGGTGTCCTGGGGTCCCGACGGGCAGCTGCGACACCTGGGCCGCGCCGACGAGCAGGTCAAGATCCGGGGGTACCGCATCGAGCTCGGTGAAATCCAGGTGGCCCTGGCCGCTTTGGATGGGGTGGACCAGGCGGCGGTCATCGCGCGCGAGGACCGTCCCGGCAACAAGCGGCTGGTGGGTTACATCACCGGCACCGCCAACCCGACCGACGTCCGCAACGCACTGGCTGATCGGCTCCCGGCCTACATGGTCCCCGCCGCGGTGGTGGTGTTGCCGGCAATTCCCTTGACAGTCAACGGGAAACTCGACAAGCGCGCCTTGCCCGCACCCGAATTCACCGCCGGTGAGTACCGGGCCCCGGCCGACGCGGTCGAGGAAATCCTTGCCGACATCTACGCCCAAGTCCTCGGGATGGAGCGGGTAGGTGTCGATGACTCGTTCTTCGATCTCGGCGGCGACAGCATCCTGTCGATGCAAGTCGTGGCCCGCGCGCGGGCGGCCGGCGTAATGTGCCGTCCGCGTGACGTTTTCGTCGAACAGACGGTGGCGCGACTTGCGCGGGTCGCAGCCGTGGCCGATGGCCAGGCCGGCGTCGTCGACGAGGGCATCGGCCCGGTGGCGGCCACCCCGATCATGCGCTGCCTGCACAGCGTCGAGGGCCCGATCGATGAGTTCAACCAGACCATGGTGGTGGATGCTCCCGCGGGCGTGACTGGGGCCGACGTGGCGGTCGTCCTGCAGGCGTTGCTCGATCGGCATGCCACGTTGCGGCTGCGCATCGACGATGACGGCGCAGAGGGCTGGTCGCTGGAGGCACCCGAAGCTGGGTCCGTGGACGCGGGCGGATGCCTGCATACCGTCGATGTGTTGTCGGATGAGGCGCTGGCACAGGCCCGGTCGCGGTTGAGCCCAGGGGCGGGACTGATGCTGAGCGCAGTGTGGGCGACCTCCACCGGCCAGCTGGCATTGATCATCCATCACCTGGCCGTGGACGGAGTTTCGTGGCGAATCCTGTTGGAAGACCTCAATATCGCCTGGGCGCAGCATCACAGTGGCCAGCCTGTCGCATTACCCGCCGGCGGGACGTCGTTCGTGCGGTGGTCGGCGCTGCTTGCCGAGCATGCGCGCCGCGCCGAGGTCGTGGCGCAGGCCGAGACATGGCGACAGGTGGCCGCAATACCGGCCGCGCTGCCGACGGTGCAACCCGAGGTGGACACCTACGAGTCCGCGGGCCAGCAGTCGGTGTCGCTAGATGTCGAGACAACCCGTCGGCTGCTGGGTGAGGTGCCGGCGGCGTTCCACGCCGGTGTCGGTGACATATTGCTGATCTCCTTCGGGCTGGCGTTCGCGGAGTTCCTCGGCACCGGCGCGGGTGTGCCGATCGGTGTCGACGTCGAGGGCCACGGGCGCCACGAGGAGCTGGCGCCCTCAGTGGACCTGTCTCGGACGGTGGGATGGTTCACCGCCAAGTATCCGGTCGCGTTGACGGTTGGCGGCCTGTCGTGGCCGCAGGTTGTCGCCGGTGAGGCCGCACTGGGCGCTCTGATCAAAGACGCCAAGGAGCAGCTGCGTGCCCTACCAGATCCGCTGACCTACGGTCTGCTGCGGTACCTGAACGCCGAGGTCGATCTCGGCGGGTCTGACCCGACGATCGGGTTCAACTACCTGGGCCGGCTCGGTGCGGGCACCGACCTGCCCGGTGAGTTGTGGCGGATCAACGAGGACAGCCTGTCGTTTGCGGGTGTGGCTACGGCGGTGCCCCTTACGTTGGCGCACACGGTGGAGCTCAATGCCGGCACCATCGACACCCAGGCCGGCCCGCAGCTGCGGGCCAACTGGACTTGGGCGCCCTCGGCGCTGGACGGTGAGCAGGTCAGCCGGCTGAGCCAGTTGTGGTTCGAGGCTCTTGACGGTATCTGCGCACACGTCAAAGCCGGTGGGGGCGGGCTCACCCCGTCCGATATCGCTCCTGCCCGCCTCAGCCAGCAGCAGATCGACGAACTCTGCTCGCAGGGCGACGTCTCAGACGTGCTGCCGCTGACCCCGGTGCAGCAGGGTCTGCTGTTCCACAGCAGCTTCGCGCCCGGTCTGGACGACCTGTACACCGTGCAGCTCGGTATCACCGTCAACGGTGCCCTCGATGCGCACCGCCTGCGCGAGGCTGTGCAGACGGTCGTCAACCGGCATCCCAACCTGGTGGCCCGGTTCTGCGAAGGCTTCGGTGAGCCAATGCAGGTTATCCCTGCCAAGCCGGTGATCGCGTGGCAGGACGTTGAACTGAACCCGGTGGGCGGGGACGCCGATCGGCAGATGGAACGACTGTGTGCTGCCGAGCGCGCCGCGGTATGCGACCTGGCTGACAAGCCGACATTCCGGGCGGCGTTGATCCGCACCGCAGAAGACCAACACCGCTTGGTGCTCACCATTCACCACATCGTGGCGGATGGCTGGTCGCTGCCAATCCTGATGAAGGAGATGTTCGGCAGCTACTACGGCGAACGGCTGCCCGCGGCTCCGTCGTACCGCAGCTTTGTCACCTGGCTGGATGGGCAGGATCGCACTGTCGCACAAGGGGCTTGGCGCGACGTGATGGCGGGTTTCGAGACCCCGACGTTGATGGGTACGCCCGGCCGGGTAGGGCGCCGTGACGTCGCATCCTTCCGGGTGTCCGCCGAGACCACAGCGGCCCTGACCGAGTTCGCCCGCTCATGCCACACCACCGTGAGCACCGTGTTGCAGGGTGCATGGGCGCAGCTGCTGATGTGGTTAACCGGTCAACATGATGTGGCGTTCGGCACCGCGGTCTCGGGTAGGCCGACCGAACTGCTCGGCTCGGAATCCATTGTGGGCCTGATGATCAACACAGTGCCGGTGCGCGCCAATGCCAGCACAGCGACCACAGTCGTCGATCTGCTGCAGCAGCTGCAGCGCGTCCACAACGACACCCTCGAGTATGAGTACCTCGCTCTCCCCGAGATCCACCGCGCCACCGGTCACGATCAGCTGTTCGACACGTTGTTCCTGTACGAGAATTATCCGATCGACGCCGGCGCCCTGTCGGGTGCCGATGACCTGGCCATCACCGACTTCACCAGCCGCGAGTACAACCACTACCCGCTGTCGGTAGTGGCGACGCCGGGCCACGAACTGAGCCTTCGCGTCGAATTCGACACGGACGCATTTGACCGTGCGGCCATCGACACGCTGATCGACCGGTTGCGGCAGGTGCTGGCGGCCATGATCGCCGATCCCGCCCGGCGATTGTCGTCGATCGATCTGCTCGACCGCCGTGAGCACGACCGCCTCGACGAATGGGGCAATCGGGCGATGCTGGTCGAGCCGGAGATGACCGCGATCTCGATCCCCGAATTGTTCGCCGCTCAGTTGGCGGTCCGCGCCCCGGAGGCGGTGGCGATCAGTTACGGGGATCGGTCGTGGACTTATCGCGAGGTGGAGGCGTCCGCTAATCGATTGGCGCACTTGCTGATTCCTCAGGGGGTCGGACCGGGTACGCGTGTGGCCCTGTTGCTTCCGCGTACCCCTGATGCGATAGTGGCGATGCTGGCGGTGCTCAAGACCGGTGCCGCGTATGTGCCGATCGATCCGACGGTGCCCGCGGCGCGGATCGAGTTCGTGTTGGGCGACTCCGCGCCTATCGCTGTGGTCACCAACGCGGACGGTCGGTCACGGCTGGAAGGGTCCGGCCTGCTGCTGATCGACATCGACGACCCGGCGGTGACGACCCAGTCCGAGGCCGCGTTACCGGCGGTTGGGGCCGAGAACATCGCCTACATCATTTACACCTCCGGCACGACTGGGACGCCCAAAGGTGTTGCAGTGCCTCACCACAACGTCACCCGGTTGCTGGATTCGCTGGATGCCCAGTTGACGTTGGGACAGGTGTGGACGCAGTGTCATTCGTTGGCGTTTGACTTCTCGGTGTGGGAGATCTTCGGTTCGCTGTTGCATGGCGGACGGTTGGTGATGGTGCCCGATTCGGTGGTGCGTTCGCCAGAAGAATTGCACGCCCTGCTGGTTCGTGAACAGGTCAATGTGTTGAGCCAGACGCCGTCGGCGTTTTACGTGCTGCAGACCGCTGACGGGCTCGCGTCGAGGTTGGGGCAGCAGCTGAAGTTGCAGTCCGTGGTGTTCGGCGGCGAGGCGCTCGAACCCCAGCGTCTGGAGACGTGGCTGAACCACCACCCCGGACTGCCGCGTCTGATCAATCTGTATGGCATCACCGAGACGACCGTGCACGCCTCGTTCCGCGAGATCGTCGACGGCGACGTCGACAGTGATGCCAGCCCCATCGGGGTGCCGTTGACCCACCTCGCCTTCTTCGTACTCGACGGGTGGTTGCGTCGGGTGCCCGCCGGGGTGGTCGGCGAGCTGTATGTGGCCGGTGCCGGGCTGGCCGCCGGGTATATAGGCAGGGCGGGGTTGAGCTCGACCCGGTTTGTGGCGTGCCCGTTCGGGGCGCCCGGGTCGCGCATGTACCGCACCGGGGATCTAGTGTCGTGGGGCGCCGATGGTCAGCTGTGTTACATCGGGCGTGCCGATGAGCAGGTCAAGATCCGCGGCTATCGCATCGAGCTTGGCGAGATCCAAGCGGCCCTCGCCTGTTTGGCCGGGGTCGATCATGTGGCGGTGATCGCCCGCGAAGACCGTCCCGGCGACAAGCGACTGGTGGGCTACATCACCGGAGCCGCCGACCCGGCTGAGATCCGTAGTCAATTGGGTGAACGGTTGCCGGCCTACATGGTGCCGGGCGCGATCGTCGTGCTCGAGACGCTGCCATTGACGGTCAACGGCAAACTCGACGTCCGCGCCCTGCCGGCACCCGAATACTCCGATGTCGACCACTACCGGGCTCCATCCAGCGCGGTCGAGGAAATCCTGGCCGGCATTTATGCCCAGGTATTGGGTATGCAGCGGGTCGGTATCGATGACTCGTTCTTCGATCTGGGCGGTGACAGCATCCTGTCGATGCAAGTCGTCGCCCGCGCCCGAGCGGCCGGCGTAATGTGCCGTCCGCGTGACGTTTTCGTCGAACAGACGGTGGCGCGGCTCGCGCATATCGCCACGCTGGTCGCTGGCGACGAGAGTGACGTGGTTGACGAAGGCACCGGGCCGGTGGTGACCACCCCGATCATGCGCTGGCTGCACGGCGTCGACGGTCCGGTCGAGCAGTTCAACCAGACGATGGTGGTGCAAGCTCCCGCGGGTGTCGCGCATGCCGATGTGGTGGTGGTCCTGCAGTCGTTGCTGGACCGGCATGCCACGCTGCGGCTGCGCGTCGACGACGACGGCGCCGGCGGCTGGCTGTTGTGGGTGTCTGAAGCCGGGACGGTAGATGCCGCCGGCTGCGTGGACACCGTCGACGCGTTGTCGGCTGAGGTGTTGGTGGCGGCCCGGTCACGCCTGGACCCGGGCACCGGGACAATGCTGCGCGCTGTGTGGGCCGAGTCGACGAACCAGTTGGCGTTGATCATTCACCACCTGTCCGTCGATGCCGTGTCGTGGCGAATCCTGTTGGAAGACCTCAACATTGCGTGGGTCCAGCATCACAGTGGCCAGCCGGTGGCGCTGCCTGCGCCTGGGACGTCGTTTGCCCGGTGGTCGTCGCTGTTGAACGAGTACGCTCAGAGCGCAGAGGTAATGGCCCAGGCCGAGGCGTGGCGTCAGGTGGCGGCAATCCCGGCCGCGTTACCGGCGGTGCAGCCGGCAGACACCTACGTCAGCGCCGGTCAATGGTCGGTGTCGCTGGATGTCAAGACGACCCGCCAGCTGCTTGGTGAGGCCCCGGCGGCGTTTCATGCCGGGGTTCAAGACATCTTGCTGATCGCGTTCGGCCTGGCGTGGACGCAATTCTTGAGCACCAGCACCCCGATCGGCATCGATGTGGAGGGCCACGGCCGCCGGGAGGAGCTGGCCCCGCATGTCGACTTGTCGCGCACGGTGGGCTGGTTCACCACCAAGTACCCGGTGGCCCTGAAATTCGCGGGGTCGGGCGGCGGCCTGCCCTGGGGACAGGTGGTGGCGGGTGAGGATGCACTGGGCGCTCTGATCAAGGACGCCAAGGAACAGCTGCGCGCCCTGCCCGACGGTCTGACCTACGGGCTGCTGCGCTACCTCGCCCCTGAGTTTGATCTGGGTGGGTGCGACCCCGCGATCGGCTTCAACTACCTAGGCCGTCTGGGTGGCGCGGTCGAGCTCTCCGGTGAGTTGTGGCGGCTCAGCGAGAACAGTTTCTCGCTGGGCGGCGCCGCGGGTGCAGTGGAGATGCCGCTGGCGCATACCGTGGAGCTCAATGCCGGCACCATGGACACCGAGGCCGGCCCGCAGCTTCAGGCCAACTGGACCTGGGCGCGCTCGGCGCTCGGCGAGAAGCAAGTCAGCCGGCTCAGCGAGCTGTGGTTCGACGCGCTGACCGGCATCTGCGCGCACGTGCGCGGCGGTGGGGGCGGCTTGACCCCATCCGACATCGCGCCGGCCCGTCTCACCCAGCAAGACATCGACAAGCTGGGGCAGCAGTACCGGATCGGCGATGTGTTGCCGCTGACCCCGCTGCAGCAGGGCCTGCTGTACTACACCGGCAGCGGGCAGGGCAGTGACGACTTGTATGCGGTGCAGCTCGATATCACCGTGAGTGGTGCCCTTGACCCGCAGCGTTTGCGCGAGGCGGTGCACTCCGTCGTCACCCGGCACCCGAACGTGGTGGCCAGTTTCTGCGAAGACTTGGGCGAACCGGTACAGGTGATGCCCGCCGATCCGGAGCTGGCCTGGCAGTACGTCGAGCTGAGCTCGGCAGATGCTGATGTCGAAGAACAGGTACAGCAGCTGTGTACCGCCGAACGCGTCGCGGTCTGCGATCTTGCCGGCCAGCCGCCCTTCCGCGCTGCCTTGATCCGCACCGCAGACGATCTGTATAGGTTTGTGCTCACCAACCACCACATCGTCCTCGACGGTTGGTCGAAGCCGATCCTGCTGCAGGAAATCTTCGCCAGCTATTACGGCGTGCGGTTGCCGGCTGCCCCGTCGTATCGCAGCTTTGTCACCTGGCTATCCGAACAAGATCGAGGTGCGGCTCAAACAGCATGGCGTGAGGTCCTCAGCGGGTTCGACACTCCCAGCCTGGTCGGACCCCTTGGGCGCCCAGCGCTCGGTCTGCGCGGTACGGAGTCGTTCCAGGTGTCCGCGGAGACCACGAAGGCGTTGGGCGAGCTGGCGCGCTCGTACCGCACTACGGTCAGCACCGTCTTGCAGGCGGCGTGGGCGCTCCTGCTGACGTGGCTGACCGGCCAGCACGACGTAGTGTTCGGCACAGCGGTCTCGGGGCGGCCGAGCGACTTGGCCGGCGCGGAATCGATGGTCGGCCTGCTGATCAACACGGTCCCGGTCCGGGCGACCATCGGCGCGGAGACGACCACCGCCAACCTGCTTGACCAGCTGCAAAGCACCTACACCAAGACCCTTGACCACCAGCACCTGGCCCTGAGCGAAATCCACCGTGTAACGGGGCACGACCAGTTATTCGACACAATGTTCGTCTACGAGAACTATCCGATGGACACCGCCGCGTTATCGGCCATCGACGAGTTGAACATCAAGAGCTTCACCAGCCGCGAATACAACCACTACCCGCTTTCGGTGCAAGCCGTGCCAGGCCACGAACTGGGTCTACGCGTCGAATTCGACATTGACGTGTTCACCGCGGCCAGAATCGAAAAGCTGGTCGAACAGTTCCGGCGCGTGCTGGTAGCCATGACCGCAGACGTGGAGGAGCAATCATGA